The stretch of DNA GCGCAATGCCGCCAAACACAGAAGCCAACAGAATATCGCTTGTAAAAGCGGCTACCGGATGCAGGAACGTGGAGAATATCGCTAACACGGTAATCCCAAAAATCGTTGAAAGCGCAAAGGTTTTGCCGATTTGTTTATAGCCGAGGAAAAAGAACGGAATATTCAGTAAAAATAAAAAAAGACCTATCTTGACACCAGTGATACTAGATAAAATAATCGAAATCCCTACAATGCCACCATCCATAATCGAGTTGGGTACCAGGAAAATTTCAATGCCAATAGCCATTAATATAGCGCCGATAAAAATAAATAATGTCCGTTTCAATAAGCGCCTCGGCCCTGCTTTTTGATGCTGCCTTTGACGATTCGGTTCTTGTGGTGCTGCTTGCAGCTGTTCCATCCGCTCACCCCTTTATTCCTATATTTATTCTTTCTATTATAGCAAGTTCCCAAAAGCAAAAAAAGCATCTCTTGACAAGAGACCCTTTTCTCATTAATAAACGATGTTTTCATACAAGTGTGCCGGCAGCCTTCACTCCTTCTTTCTCATGCTTCTTTTTTTGAATGCATTTCTTTTGTGACAATGGCCGGGATTTTAATTTTAACCGTAAAAGTCTCCTCTTTATGAATAAAATCGAGATAGCCGCATGCTGCCCGGACAGCCTCGCGGATGATTTTTGTGCCAAGGCCGGCATGCTCTTCCCCTTTTGTAGAAATACCGGATTTCGTAAACAAATGGTCTACCACTTCATTTGGAATCGGCAGACAATTATTTTGGCAGGAAAGCAAAAATAAGCCGCTTCTTTTAGAAAGCTGCAACACAACACTGCCATGGCGCCCCCTTTTTTTCTGCCACTCGTCACTCGCTTCAATGCTGTTAGCCACTAAATTGCCAGCCAGCCGGACAATCTCTTGATCAGGCAGCGGTAAAGAAGAAAGCGGAACATCCAAGTCATATACAACCTCCACTCCTGCCTGCTTAGCACGCCGGTACATGTCATGCAAAATCCCGGCTACTGCCCCCGACTCTCCTTTAATAGACAAATTCGTTTCCTCATAGCCGCCAATCAGTTCATCCATATACTTTTTTGCTTCATCATGCTGACTTTGGTCAAACATATATTGAAGAGCCGCAATATGCTTTAAAAAATCATGCCGTTCACTTCGCACCTTTAAAAACGTTTTATTCATTTTTTCCCGTTCCTGTTCAAGCTGCATGACCTGGCGCCGGTAATTCATCGTTCTCCTGCGCCAGTAAACACTTGCCACTCCGGTGAATGTGAAGAGTATAAAAAACAAAAAAGACATTTTATCCCTCCCTATTAAAAGTAATTCTTTTGCAGAAATTCCACTTTCTCTTTTGTAATAATGGCTTTTTCATTTAATCCTTCAAAGGTAACGGTATATGAGTTTTTCGCATACAAGGAAAAATTTTTCACGTAATGAATGTTAATGATAAATGAACGGTGTGACCGGAGAAAATCCCGTTCGCGCAGCTCTCCTTCCAATTCATTTAACGTCATATATGTTTTAATTGGACCTGATTTTGTATGAATGGTCGTTGAGCGCCCGGATCGCTCAATAAGTACGATATCTTTTTTTTGAACAATATGAATATCATTTTTTTGTTTTATGTAAAGCCGGCCTGTCATTTCCGATGACTTTGACTTTTCAATTAGCCGCTCGATTGACTGGCTGAGCCGCTCTTTTGTATAAGGCTTCATAATGTAATCATGCACATTCAGCTCGAATGCATGAACCGCATAGCCACTTGTTCCTGTTACAAAGATAACGGCAATGTCGAGCGCATGCGAATGAATAATGTCTGCAAGTTCATAGCCCGATAAATTCGGCATTTCAATATCGGCAATCAGCACATCAATCGTTTGTTTTTTGATATGGCCGTATGCTTCCTCCGCGGACTGCGTCGCAAATATAACTTCTACTCCTGCAACTGCAGACACAATGGCCTCGAGCTTGTCCAAATCAATCGCACGGTCATCTACTAATCCAACTTTCATTGTGCTCCTCCGCTACGTTATATTGGTTTTAGTTTATCACTTTTTTGCCATCTATTGGTTCTTTTCACGACAGGAAACGGACAATTCGCGACAGAAAGGAAGATTTCACCTTCTGTTTTTTATATGCTAAAAGCAAGAAATCAAACAGAGCGGAGGAAACTCAGTATGATTAACATTCATAAAGTGACGAAAAAATTCCAGGACAAGAAAAAATCCGTAACGGCTTTAAAGCATGTATCATTTACAGTTAAACAGGGAGAGGTGGTCGGTCTGCTTGGCGAAAACGGGGCAGGAAAAACAACATTACTTCGCTCTATCGCCACGCTTTTAACACCGACGGAGGGGTCAATCGAAGTGGCCGGCTTTGATACGGTCCGCACGCCAGATGAAATCAAAAAACGAATCGGTGTCCTGTTTGGCGGTGAAACCGGCTTGTATGACCGGCTTACGGCACGGGAGAATTTAGTGTATTTTGCTTCTTTATATGGCTTGAGCAAGCACGAAACAAAGGTGCGTATTGATGATCTGGCATTAAAATTTGGCATGCGGGATTACCTTGACCGGAAAGTGAACGGGTTTTCTAAAGGGATGCGCCAAAAAGTCGCCATTGCCCGCACCTTAATTCATAACCCGGAAATTATCTTATTTGATGAACCAACCACCGGGCTTGATATTACCTCATCGAATGTATTTCGACAGCTTGTTCATCAGCTGAAACGTGACGGCAAAACGATCGTTTTCTCAAGTCATATTATGGAGGAAGTATCCATGCTGTGTGATTCTGTTGCCATGATGCATAAAGGGGAGCTCGTCTGCCATGAAGATCTAGAGATGCTGTATGCACTTGAAGGCAGCCGGGATTTAAACTATATTTTCATGTCCAAACTTGTTCGGGGAGGAAATTCTTATGCTTCTTAATATTTATTTAAAAGAATTAAAGGACTGTTTTCGGGATCGGCGCACATTGCTTCTAACGGTATTTTTGCCGATTGTGATGATGACAGGCCTGACGCTTTTTTATGACAGCATGCTTTCAAATGATGAAGATACAACCTATACATTAGCTGTTGAACAATCCTTTTATTCAGAAGCGGAGCAGCTGTTTTTAAAAACACCTAATATCGACATTCATGCAGCGGCTGATCCTGAGCAGGCTGTTGCAGATGGCGAAGCCCAGGCGGCATTGTTAACGGATGGACCGTTTATAGCAAACATTCAAAAGGGTGTGCCTGCTTCCATTTCCATTATCGGCAACTCATTTAGTGAAAATTCAGCTTATGTGATGAGTGCAGCCTCTACTGCCCTGTCTGCTTTTGAAAACACTATTATCGCAGAACGGCTCCAGTCACAAGGCATTGATCAGTCACTTATACAGCCCTTTACGGTAGAACAAAAAGAAATTTCATCCGAAGGCGGCGCAATGATGATGCTGTCACTGCTGATCCCTCTTATTTTAGCCCTGGCCATTGGCGTTGGTGCCGGACCGGCCGCCGCTGATTTGTTTGCCGGAGAAAAAGAGCGTAAAACGATGGAGGCACTTTTGATGACGCCGGTAAATCGGATGACGATGCTTATAGCAAAGTGGCTTGTCATCTCCACGCTTGGCATCGTCATCGGTTTGGTCACACTGTTGGTTGTCTCACTTGAAGTGGCTTTTTTAACTGAAAACCTGCGGGAAGCTATCCATTTTGGCAATCAATTTCCTCAGATTATCGGTTTTGCTCTTCTTGTAACCGCTGTGTACTCCATGTTTAATGGTGCTCTCTTGATGCTGACAAGCATCGTCGCTAAAACGGTTAAAGAATCTCAAAGCTACAGCGCGCCTGTTATGATGCTGTCTGTTTTTCCAACGATGTTTGTTACGAACCTCGGCGTCAACGAATTAACTTTGAAACATTTTGCCATTCCTATCTTAAACTTGTTTAGTATTTTAAAGGAATTAATAGCAGGAGTCGTTAACTACGAGCATTTAGCACTGATGGTTGGCACTAACCTTCTCGTCATCGCGGCATTCATTACAATTGGCCGCCTGTTATTTTTAAAAGATAAATGGGTTATGAATTAAAAAAACCGTCTCTTCACTCAGAAGAGGCGGCTTTTTTCATTTTAACGATTCTGAAGAATTTCCGTTAATACAGGAACGATTTGTTT from Domibacillus sp. DTU_2020_1001157_1_SI_ALB_TIR_016 encodes:
- a CDS encoding sensor histidine kinase — encoded protein: MSFLFFILFTFTGVASVYWRRRTMNYRRQVMQLEQEREKMNKTFLKVRSERHDFLKHIAALQYMFDQSQHDEAKKYMDELIGGYEETNLSIKGESGAVAGILHDMYRRAKQAGVEVVYDLDVPLSSLPLPDQEIVRLAGNLVANSIEASDEWQKKRGRHGSVVLQLSKRSGLFLLSCQNNCLPIPNEVVDHLFTKSGISTKGEEHAGLGTKIIREAVRAACGYLDFIHKEETFTVKIKIPAIVTKEMHSKKEA
- a CDS encoding ABC transporter permease, whose amino-acid sequence is MLLNIYLKELKDCFRDRRTLLLTVFLPIVMMTGLTLFYDSMLSNDEDTTYTLAVEQSFYSEAEQLFLKTPNIDIHAAADPEQAVADGEAQAALLTDGPFIANIQKGVPASISIIGNSFSENSAYVMSAASTALSAFENTIIAERLQSQGIDQSLIQPFTVEQKEISSEGGAMMMLSLLIPLILALAIGVGAGPAAADLFAGEKERKTMEALLMTPVNRMTMLIAKWLVISTLGIVIGLVTLLVVSLEVAFLTENLREAIHFGNQFPQIIGFALLVTAVYSMFNGALLMLTSIVAKTVKESQSYSAPVMMLSVFPTMFVTNLGVNELTLKHFAIPILNLFSILKELIAGVVNYEHLALMVGTNLLVIAAFITIGRLLFLKDKWVMN
- a CDS encoding LytTR family DNA-binding domain-containing protein translates to MKVGLVDDRAIDLDKLEAIVSAVAGVEVIFATQSAEEAYGHIKKQTIDVLIADIEMPNLSGYELADIIHSHALDIAVIFVTGTSGYAVHAFELNVHDYIMKPYTKERLSQSIERLIEKSKSSEMTGRLYIKQKNDIHIVQKKDIVLIERSGRSTTIHTKSGPIKTYMTLNELEGELRERDFLRSHRSFIINIHYVKNFSLYAKNSYTVTFEGLNEKAIITKEKVEFLQKNYF
- a CDS encoding ATP-binding cassette domain-containing protein; the encoded protein is MINIHKVTKKFQDKKKSVTALKHVSFTVKQGEVVGLLGENGAGKTTLLRSIATLLTPTEGSIEVAGFDTVRTPDEIKKRIGVLFGGETGLYDRLTARENLVYFASLYGLSKHETKVRIDDLALKFGMRDYLDRKVNGFSKGMRQKVAIARTLIHNPEIILFDEPTTGLDITSSNVFRQLVHQLKRDGKTIVFSSHIMEEVSMLCDSVAMMHKGELVCHEDLEMLYALEGSRDLNYIFMSKLVRGGNSYAS